A single window of Metallosphaera hakonensis JCM 8857 = DSM 7519 DNA harbors:
- a CDS encoding Rqc2 family fibronectin-binding protein has protein sequence MSRKLSMSYVDLIAWLAENRKRLEGCRIDNIFSTAKTGLFIFVIHCANGDQQLIIEPGKRVHFTRFNRERQLNSKAKMLRELIRGQLIKSVNLIEGERILKFQLSNSLLYVELLPKGILVVTDEEGKIKFVTEERRFKDRTMRPGEVYVLPPTQTPLKDEEIASLLKKGSLSRILGIPQEFVNVLGLRADSMNQLTVIKEKLREIMNNIEQGKIHPCLIPEQTFWPVQFPGCVQRSNYDEVLDEYFTNLEKTDLSNAVDEGEVKKLDATISKLLETLDETRREAETLRQKGRLIMENYTLVENKLKENSKEIEINGVKLDLDPKISITKNATIYFEKAKELENKIKRTQEAIKELEMRRDELLSKTKAEVEASKLIIRKKEWYEKYHWSFTTNGYLVIAGRDIDQNESLVKKMLEDKDIFLHADIQGAPSTIIKNPEGIQEKDIIDAALIAASYSKAWKIGLGSVDVFWVYGEQVSKSPPAGEYLPKGSFMIYGKKNYIKNVKLELGLGVNTEEGVRIEVGPPDVISRRCRPYVVLVPGDTELEKLSDRISKIFARSIGVHTLKVLKDEIIRMIPGKSKLKSTSEHQSQDNAI, from the coding sequence TTGTCAAGAAAACTTTCGATGAGCTACGTTGATTTGATTGCATGGTTAGCTGAAAATAGGAAGAGGCTTGAAGGATGCAGAATAGATAATATCTTCTCCACAGCCAAGACTGGATTATTTATTTTCGTGATACATTGCGCAAACGGAGATCAGCAATTAATTATAGAGCCAGGCAAAAGAGTTCATTTTACAAGGTTTAACCGAGAACGGCAACTTAATTCTAAGGCTAAAATGTTGAGGGAGTTGATCAGAGGTCAATTAATAAAAAGTGTGAATCTTATTGAAGGAGAGAGAATTCTAAAATTTCAACTTAGCAATTCCTTATTATACGTAGAACTACTCCCAAAGGGAATATTAGTTGTCACAGATGAAGAGGGCAAAATAAAGTTTGTAACTGAGGAGAGGAGATTTAAAGATAGGACGATGAGACCGGGAGAGGTTTATGTATTACCTCCTACTCAAACTCCGCTTAAAGACGAGGAAATCGCCTCGTTACTAAAGAAAGGATCCCTTTCAAGAATCTTAGGCATTCCACAAGAATTTGTAAACGTTCTAGGCTTGAGAGCTGATAGTATGAACCAACTTACCGTTATTAAGGAGAAATTGAGAGAAATAATGAATAATATAGAACAGGGTAAGATCCACCCTTGTCTGATTCCAGAACAAACGTTCTGGCCAGTTCAATTCCCGGGATGTGTTCAGAGGTCTAATTATGACGAAGTTTTGGATGAATATTTTACAAACCTGGAAAAGACCGATCTATCTAATGCAGTTGATGAAGGAGAGGTGAAGAAGTTAGACGCGACCATATCAAAACTCTTGGAAACATTGGATGAGACCAGAAGGGAAGCAGAAACACTGAGGCAAAAGGGTAGACTTATAATGGAAAACTATACTCTGGTAGAGAATAAATTAAAGGAAAACTCGAAGGAAATTGAAATCAACGGAGTTAAACTGGATCTAGATCCAAAGATCTCTATTACTAAGAATGCAACAATATATTTCGAAAAAGCAAAGGAGCTAGAAAATAAAATTAAGAGAACCCAGGAGGCTATCAAGGAACTGGAGATGAGAAGAGATGAACTTTTGTCCAAGACAAAAGCTGAGGTTGAGGCGAGTAAGCTAATAATAAGGAAAAAGGAGTGGTACGAGAAATATCATTGGTCATTCACGACAAACGGTTATCTAGTAATAGCTGGTAGGGATATAGACCAAAATGAAAGTTTAGTTAAAAAGATGCTTGAGGATAAGGACATATTTCTTCACGCAGATATCCAAGGGGCACCTTCGACTATAATAAAGAATCCAGAAGGAATTCAAGAGAAAGATATAATTGATGCTGCATTAATAGCTGCTTCTTATTCTAAGGCATGGAAAATCGGGCTAGGCAGCGTTGATGTTTTTTGGGTATATGGAGAGCAAGTCTCAAAGTCACCGCCTGCAGGGGAATACTTGCCCAAGGGTTCATTTATGATATACGGTAAAAAAAACTATATCAAGAACGTGAAACTTGAGCTGGGTCTTGGAGTTAATACAGAGGAAGGTGTCAGGATAGAGGTTGGGCCACCAGATGTGATTTCAAGAAGATGTAGGCCCTATGTTGTCTTAGTACCTGGGGATACTGAACTAGAAAAGCTAAGCGATAGAATTAGCAAAATATTTGCGAGATCCATAGGAGTGCATACCTTAAAGGTTCTTAAAGACGAGATAATTAGAATGATACCAGGTAAGTCTAAGCTCAAGAGTACAAGCGAACATCAGTCTCAGGATAATGCGATATAG
- a CDS encoding [LysW]-aminoadipate/[LysW]-glutamate kinase, whose product MIVVKIGGRVVKNALDNIIEGILNYNGKLILVHGGGDIVSEVTKKMGMEPTFVTSPEGIRSRYTTREELDVYVMTMSLINKNIVTRLVTKGKSSLGITGVDGSSVIATRKKKIMILDERGKKRIIEGGYTGKISSVNSSFISSLAKLVDIIVVSPIALDAEESVPLNVDGDQMAFNVAKAVKAETLLLLSDVDGVLMNGQVIHKLTSAEAKDLSTKIGPGMNRKVLMAAESIESGVGKVIIGSGLIPNPINEALSGRGTEIS is encoded by the coding sequence ATGATCGTAGTTAAAATCGGTGGTAGGGTAGTTAAAAACGCCCTTGATAATATTATAGAGGGTATACTCAATTACAATGGGAAGCTCATTCTGGTGCATGGAGGTGGAGATATAGTCAGTGAGGTGACGAAAAAGATGGGAATGGAACCAACATTTGTCACATCCCCTGAAGGTATAAGAAGCAGATATACTACAAGAGAGGAGCTGGACGTTTATGTGATGACAATGAGCCTGATTAACAAGAACATCGTTACACGATTAGTAACTAAGGGGAAATCCTCCCTGGGGATTACTGGTGTAGATGGTAGCTCGGTTATAGCCACAAGAAAGAAGAAAATCATGATTTTGGATGAGAGGGGAAAGAAAAGGATAATTGAAGGAGGTTACACGGGGAAAATCTCGTCAGTTAATTCCTCGTTCATTAGCTCCTTAGCTAAATTGGTTGATATAATAGTAGTTTCCCCTATAGCCCTTGACGCGGAAGAGAGTGTTCCCCTTAACGTTGATGGAGACCAGATGGCATTCAATGTGGCTAAGGCGGTTAAAGCTGAGACTCTTCTTCTCCTTTCTGACGTGGACGGTGTATTAATGAACGGTCAAGTTATTCACAAATTGACAAGTGCAGAGGCAAAAGATCTTTCAACTAAAATCGGTCCTGGAATGAACAGGAAAGTCCTCATGGCAGCCGAGAGTATCGAGTCGGGAGTAGGTAAGGTGATTATAGGATCTGGGCTTATACCCAACCCCATTAATGAGGCCCTTTCAGGTAGGGGGACTGAGATCTCATGA
- the pdo gene encoding protein disulfide oxidoreductase: MEEEYAELFTDDVKNALVDALRDMKDNVEAQVFIDSGNPNCQYCNVTVKFMDFVRQATPKGPDGDHLLKVKVYDLAKDKEYFSKFEVSRVPTVAFLDGKIRWTGAPLGEEIRALVETIVRLSQGESGLSPETIGAIKEKLNGKVKIEVMVTPSCPYCPYAALLAHMVAYEACKVEKCNVISDVVESYENPDIAEKYQVMSVPTVAVNESVEFIGVPQEENLLNTLLEKQT, encoded by the coding sequence ATGGAAGAGGAATATGCTGAGTTATTCACGGATGACGTGAAGAACGCTCTCGTGGATGCATTAAGGGATATGAAAGATAACGTTGAGGCACAGGTTTTCATTGATTCTGGAAATCCCAATTGCCAGTACTGCAACGTTACAGTAAAATTCATGGATTTCGTCAGGCAAGCTACACCAAAGGGACCAGACGGAGACCATCTATTAAAGGTTAAGGTATATGATTTGGCCAAAGATAAAGAATATTTCTCTAAATTTGAAGTTTCCAGAGTCCCAACTGTCGCCTTTCTCGACGGGAAAATAAGATGGACTGGAGCTCCACTGGGAGAGGAAATTAGAGCTCTAGTTGAAACAATAGTTAGACTTTCTCAAGGAGAGAGCGGGTTAAGTCCAGAAACAATTGGCGCAATAAAGGAAAAACTGAACGGAAAAGTTAAGATAGAGGTTATGGTTACACCTTCATGCCCGTACTGCCCCTATGCTGCCTTACTAGCTCACATGGTAGCCTACGAAGCATGTAAGGTAGAAAAATGCAACGTTATATCTGACGTAGTTGAATCCTATGAAAATCCAGATATAGCGGAGAAATACCAAGTTATGTCAGTTCCCACAGTCGCCGTGAATGAATCGGTTGAGTTTATCGGCGTACCACAGGAAGAGAACCTTCTAAATACACTCCTAGAAAAGCAGACTTAG
- the lysM gene encoding HTH-type transcriptional regulator LysM yields MSEKIDGKDIKILEVLKKNARTPYTMIAKDLKVSEAAIRKRIEKLTKLGVIKRFTIDYELENEVKAIVMVKSTPQIPTPEISKKIAKTPGVETVYETTGDYDIIVIVRGINISSINRTIDEIRSIQGVMGTNSTIILRTWF; encoded by the coding sequence ATGAGTGAGAAGATTGATGGAAAGGACATAAAGATCTTGGAGGTATTAAAGAAGAATGCGCGGACTCCCTATACCATGATAGCTAAGGATCTTAAGGTAAGTGAAGCGGCAATAAGGAAAAGAATAGAGAAGCTTACCAAGTTGGGTGTTATAAAGAGGTTCACAATCGATTATGAGTTGGAGAATGAAGTTAAAGCCATAGTTATGGTTAAGTCTACTCCTCAAATCCCGACACCTGAGATATCCAAGAAAATAGCTAAGACGCCTGGAGTTGAGACAGTTTATGAGACAACGGGGGACTATGACATTATTGTTATTGTTAGAGGGATAAACATCTCCTCAATTAATAGGACCATAGATGAGATCAGAAGTATACAAGGAGTAATGGGAACAAATAGTACTATAATCCTTAGGACTTGGTTCTAA
- a CDS encoding DUF5615 family PIN-like protein, which produces MKYRKFIVDAMLGKLARWLRILGYDTLYFRDIEDWKILKMAKDENRIIITRDRALCNRAKKENVECFMVVPGDEIQNTLALLSKKYDLILDVNPDASRCSECNSVLDKRDKNLWICTKCKKEYWKGKHWETITEILIKAQALKDSYGTTKHRRYKSTDSKGAPQNSQEVHRAEAKEGTQGSQ; this is translated from the coding sequence ATGAAATATCGTAAGTTTATAGTTGACGCGATGTTGGGGAAGTTAGCGAGATGGCTAAGAATTCTCGGCTATGATACGCTCTATTTCAGGGACATTGAGGATTGGAAAATTCTCAAGATGGCCAAAGACGAGAATAGGATAATTATTACCAGAGATAGGGCCTTGTGTAACAGGGCGAAAAAGGAGAATGTAGAATGTTTCATGGTAGTCCCTGGAGATGAAATACAAAATACTTTAGCCTTACTCTCAAAAAAATACGATTTAATCTTAGATGTAAACCCTGACGCATCTAGATGCTCAGAATGCAATAGCGTTCTCGATAAAAGGGATAAAAATTTATGGATCTGCACTAAATGCAAAAAAGAGTATTGGAAAGGGAAACATTGGGAAACGATCACTGAGATCCTTATAAAGGCTCAAGCGTTAAAGGATTCATATGGAACTACTAAGCATAGACGATATAAATCCACAGATAGCAAGGGCGCTCCTCAAAATAGCCAGGAAGTCCATAGAGCAGAAGCTAAAGAAGGAACCCAAGGTAGCCAATAG
- the lysX gene encoding lysine biosynthesis protein LysX — MILGISYDLLRWEERNLIEEARKLDYKVVPLYTKDISFLSGEDVAYQDVEAIIQRNTSHSRALSTSILFETSGFKVFNDSLSLARCENKLQTTFLLRSRGIPVPNTAIAFSRDKAIEMASKLGYPVVIKPIEGSWGRMVARAQDEDSLRSLIEYQEFTSLQYKTIYYLQEYVNKPNRDIRIFAIGDEVPVGIYRENDKNWKTNTALGAVAKPLKIDEELKELTLKVKEIIGGFFLGVDVFEDKERGYLIGEVNGVPEFKNTVRVNQFNVSNFLLNKLNEVIRK; from the coding sequence GTGATACTAGGGATTTCCTACGATCTCCTTCGATGGGAAGAGAGGAATCTAATCGAGGAAGCTAGAAAGCTCGACTATAAGGTGGTTCCGCTATACACTAAAGATATATCCTTTTTATCTGGTGAGGACGTAGCTTATCAAGACGTTGAGGCCATAATTCAGAGGAATACAAGCCATAGCAGAGCGTTATCCACTTCCATACTATTTGAGACTTCAGGATTCAAAGTATTCAACGACTCTCTGAGTTTAGCAAGGTGTGAAAACAAGTTGCAGACCACTTTTCTATTGAGAAGTAGGGGAATACCGGTACCCAATACAGCAATTGCTTTCTCTAGAGATAAGGCTATAGAGATGGCAAGTAAGCTAGGCTATCCCGTAGTCATAAAGCCAATAGAGGGTAGTTGGGGAAGAATGGTGGCCAGGGCCCAGGATGAAGACTCATTGAGGAGTTTAATTGAATATCAGGAATTCACTTCTCTACAATATAAGACAATTTACTATCTACAGGAATACGTGAATAAGCCCAATAGGGATATCAGGATCTTTGCAATAGGGGATGAAGTACCGGTGGGAATTTATAGGGAGAATGACAAAAATTGGAAGACCAATACAGCCCTTGGTGCCGTGGCTAAACCTCTCAAGATAGACGAGGAGCTTAAGGAACTCACCCTTAAGGTAAAGGAGATTATAGGAGGCTTCTTCCTTGGAGTAGATGTATTCGAAGATAAGGAGAGGGGCTACTTAATAGGTGAAGTTAACGGTGTCCCCGAGTTCAAGAACACTGTTAGAGTGAATCAGTTCAACGTTAGCAATTTCCTTTTAAATAAGTTAAACGAGGTAATAAGGAAATGA
- the lysW/argW gene encoding alpha-aminoadipate/glutamate carrier protein LysW has product MVSLKCPVCGGEVQVDDNALPGEIVEHECGAQLEVFNDHGRLSLRLAEQIGEDWGE; this is encoded by the coding sequence ATGGTCTCACTAAAATGCCCCGTTTGTGGAGGAGAAGTTCAAGTAGATGACAATGCTCTCCCTGGAGAAATAGTGGAACATGAATGTGGAGCACAGTTGGAAGTATTTAATGATCACGGAAGATTATCGTTAAGGTTGGCGGAACAAATTGGTGAGGACTGGGGAGAGTGA
- the argC gene encoding N-acetyl-gamma-glutamyl-phosphate reductase produces MIRTVIVGGSGYTGGELLRILATHPQVEVTMVTSREYAGKPISLIHPNLRGFYSINFTNFSIDKIGDRADTVFLGLPHGVSLNYVPKLLEIGLQVVDLSADFRLKDPQVYKYWYGIEHPYPDLLSKAVYGLPELHDRELKGAKLIASPGCNATATILALAPAVKMGFTPDLRFVSDVKVSSSEGGAKPSEGSHHPERQNAIRPYEAEGHRHSAEAEQELSILSGRPVKVSIVPHAISSVRGAMASVHMWSSEVMEDLEIWKKVAEFYRGRKFVRIVRGGIHPYPDPKYIIGSNFADIGFANEKRVMRLTMFSAIDNLMKGAAGQAVQSFNISRGFNEDEGIRAPPLRPA; encoded by the coding sequence ATGATACGAACTGTAATTGTCGGAGGTTCGGGTTATACAGGTGGAGAGTTGCTGAGGATATTGGCAACTCATCCTCAAGTAGAGGTAACTATGGTAACTTCAAGGGAATATGCTGGCAAGCCAATATCCCTTATACATCCTAACTTAAGAGGATTTTATTCGATAAACTTTACAAACTTTTCTATAGACAAGATTGGAGATAGGGCTGATACGGTATTTTTAGGTCTTCCGCACGGTGTCTCACTGAACTACGTCCCAAAGTTACTCGAAATAGGTTTACAGGTAGTGGATCTCAGTGCAGACTTCAGGCTCAAAGATCCGCAAGTATATAAATATTGGTATGGTATCGAGCATCCTTATCCCGATTTATTGAGCAAGGCAGTGTATGGTCTTCCTGAGCTTCATGACAGAGAATTGAAAGGAGCTAAACTCATAGCCTCACCTGGATGCAATGCCACTGCCACCATTCTAGCCTTAGCACCCGCTGTGAAAATGGGTTTCACTCCAGATCTAAGATTTGTAAGCGATGTGAAGGTATCAAGTAGTGAAGGTGGAGCTAAACCTTCTGAAGGAAGTCATCATCCTGAGAGGCAGAATGCCATTAGGCCCTACGAGGCAGAAGGTCATAGACATTCGGCGGAGGCGGAACAAGAGCTATCAATACTTAGCGGGAGACCGGTGAAGGTTAGTATAGTTCCTCACGCAATAAGTAGTGTCAGAGGTGCTATGGCATCTGTACATATGTGGTCAAGTGAAGTGATGGAGGACCTGGAGATATGGAAGAAGGTTGCGGAATTTTATCGTGGAAGAAAATTTGTAAGAATAGTAAGAGGAGGAATTCACCCCTATCCAGATCCCAAATATATTATAGGCAGTAACTTTGCCGATATAGGTTTTGCCAATGAAAAGAGAGTCATGAGGCTCACTATGTTTTCTGCTATAGATAATTTAATGAAAGGAGCTGCAGGTCAGGCAGTCCAGAGCTTTAATATATCTAGGGGATTCAATGAAGATGAGGGCATAAGAGCACCCCCATTGAGGCCTGCGTAG
- the amrA gene encoding AmmeMemoRadiSam system protein A has product MELLSIDDINPQIARALLKIARKSIEQKLKKEPKVANSDLDDPTLNKYGMAFVTLETKYGENFELRGCIGYVDAVAPIKETVSKAAIAAAFSDPRFPPLKQYELDSVVIEITILTKPQVINVTNRVEIPSKVNVGEDGLIIEKGIMYSGLLLPQVPMEYCWDSETFLAETCIKAGLEPDCWLDDTVTVKKFQGLIIRENIKDNDDIIIMKPSDVKCKLTSST; this is encoded by the coding sequence ATGGAACTACTAAGCATAGACGATATAAATCCACAGATAGCAAGGGCGCTCCTCAAAATAGCCAGGAAGTCCATAGAGCAGAAGCTAAAGAAGGAACCCAAGGTAGCCAATAGCGACCTAGATGATCCCACACTTAACAAATATGGTATGGCATTTGTTACGTTAGAAACCAAATATGGCGAGAATTTTGAACTCAGAGGATGTATTGGTTATGTAGATGCTGTGGCACCAATTAAGGAGACAGTATCCAAAGCAGCTATAGCTGCTGCTTTCTCAGATCCGAGATTCCCTCCATTGAAACAATACGAACTTGATAGTGTAGTAATTGAGATAACAATTCTGACCAAGCCTCAAGTTATCAATGTAACTAATAGGGTTGAGATCCCGTCCAAAGTTAATGTAGGAGAGGACGGACTCATTATAGAAAAGGGAATAATGTACTCTGGGCTATTATTACCCCAAGTCCCGATGGAATATTGCTGGGATTCCGAGACTTTTTTAGCAGAGACTTGTATTAAAGCTGGATTGGAACCAGACTGCTGGTTGGACGATACTGTTACAGTGAAGAAATTTCAAGGTTTGATTATTCGCGAAAATATAAAAGATAATGATGATATCATTATTATGAAGCCATCAGATGTTAAATGTAAGCTAACAAGCTCCACATAA
- the cedB gene encoding DNA import protein CedB codes for MNVIDRYTPYIMTLIPVLLALVFRNPLFLGISAAILVMMLVTGNLKLGETNIFKRKISTSDFIIERGVLVFGNKYIAFVVVDDIPYDYRDLSESSLKSSINAFHKVTNIGSQIDIIFRKKYVDQASFTNKILTKLQNLRIIVENDPSNSKAKKEIELLESILSKLEQGEKPFNYQVTLLVYGKSKQEVQSLGEVVIRGLESLNMKARLATVREIEDLIALARCKCKKDGLPSQIPFLTPFAIEKIPSIEKWADGIFLGRELTKGIPVFWNVEKMQNPHLLVIGPTGSGKTELLLTTGTMMTFNYSIPIVFFDVKGDIGQRLRKSGFNVRVLNPFYYSLNLLTSPHIPPTIKPLFLEKIIGTSFQLNKEERAILFDVLNRVIKQKRENKLAWGAIIDDSEITDRYSIKRSLEIVSDFDWDGPGMLDSLGNGINVIDLTQLKDETLRRFIIYSFISLLYARYSLDVDKGLRIGVVIDEAWTILRGEDDYGIVGDIIKRGRGHGIALLMATQNVQDLGENADIFMENFGVICFMNNGDKDYWRGIVKRYSNILESDIENKLTFLGRGEMIVRFLGDPRPLIVSHEPLTRGSLKD; via the coding sequence ATGAATGTTATTGATAGATATACACCTTATATAATGACTCTAATTCCAGTGCTACTTGCATTAGTCTTTAGGAATCCGTTGTTTCTAGGAATTTCAGCAGCAATATTAGTTATGATGCTTGTTACTGGAAATCTAAAACTTGGGGAGACAAATATTTTTAAAAGGAAGATATCTACCAGCGATTTCATTATCGAGAGGGGAGTTTTAGTATTTGGAAACAAGTACATTGCTTTTGTGGTAGTCGATGACATCCCTTATGATTACAGGGATCTCTCGGAATCATCTCTGAAATCGTCTATAAATGCATTTCATAAGGTTACTAATATTGGATCTCAGATAGATATAATCTTTAGAAAAAAATATGTTGACCAAGCTTCTTTTACTAATAAGATTTTAACAAAATTGCAAAATCTAAGGATAATAGTGGAGAACGACCCATCTAACTCCAAGGCTAAAAAAGAGATTGAACTTCTAGAGTCTATACTCTCCAAGCTTGAACAAGGAGAAAAGCCTTTCAATTATCAAGTTACTCTACTTGTGTATGGTAAAAGCAAGCAAGAAGTTCAGAGTTTGGGTGAAGTGGTGATAAGGGGACTTGAGAGTCTTAATATGAAGGCGAGACTTGCAACTGTAAGAGAAATAGAGGATCTTATTGCACTGGCAAGATGTAAATGTAAGAAGGATGGTCTCCCATCCCAAATACCGTTCCTTACCCCATTCGCTATAGAAAAGATTCCTAGTATAGAAAAATGGGCAGATGGGATATTTTTAGGTCGAGAGTTAACCAAAGGAATACCTGTGTTTTGGAACGTAGAAAAAATGCAAAATCCGCATCTTTTGGTAATAGGGCCAACTGGATCTGGTAAAACCGAACTCTTGTTAACAACCGGAACAATGATGACGTTCAATTATTCAATCCCTATAGTTTTCTTCGATGTCAAGGGAGACATCGGGCAAAGACTTAGGAAAAGTGGATTCAATGTAAGGGTTCTGAATCCTTTCTACTATTCTCTGAACCTTCTGACCTCTCCTCATATCCCTCCAACAATTAAACCTTTGTTCCTCGAGAAGATAATAGGAACTTCCTTTCAGCTTAATAAGGAAGAGAGAGCTATCCTGTTCGACGTCCTAAATCGGGTTATTAAACAGAAGAGGGAAAATAAGTTGGCGTGGGGAGCCATAATCGATGATAGTGAGATTACTGACAGGTACTCTATAAAGAGATCTTTAGAAATAGTTAGCGATTTTGATTGGGACGGGCCGGGGATGTTGGATAGCCTGGGGAACGGGATTAACGTGATAGATCTGACGCAGTTAAAGGACGAGACACTGAGACGATTCATTATCTACTCATTCATATCCTTGCTCTACGCAAGATATTCTCTAGATGTGGATAAGGGTTTAAGAATTGGAGTTGTTATAGACGAGGCCTGGACGATTCTTAGGGGAGAAGACGACTACGGTATAGTTGGGGACATTATAAAGAGGGGTAGGGGGCATGGTATAGCACTGCTTATGGCAACTCAAAATGTTCAGGATCTTGGAGAAAATGCCGATATTTTCATGGAAAATTTTGGTGTTATATGCTTTATGAATAATGGTGATAAAGATTATTGGAGGGGAATAGTGAAAAGATATTCAAATATACTGGAGTCGGATATAGAAAATAAATTGACGTTTCTGGGTAGAGGTGAAATGATTGTAAGGTTCTTAGGGGATCCTAGACCTTTAATAGTTTCTCACGAACCATTAACTAGAGGCTCTCTCAAGGATTGA